One region of Quercus lobata isolate SW786 chromosome 2, ValleyOak3.0 Primary Assembly, whole genome shotgun sequence genomic DNA includes:
- the LOC115978084 gene encoding transcription factor MYB114-like isoform X1, which yields MEGSFGVRKGAWTEEEDILLKQCIQKYGEGKWHLVPVSAGLNRCRKSCRLRWLNYLKPNIKRGNFAADEVDLMLRLHKLLGNRQVSLANNNNSKHRMSLVKTTATY from the exons ATGGAGGGCTCTTTCGGTGTGAGAAAAGGTGCATGGACTGAGGAGGAAGATATTCTACTCAAGCAGTGCATTCAGAAGTACGGTGAAGGAAAATGGCACCTGGTTCCTGTCAGTGCAG GCTTAAATAGATGTAGGAAAAGCTGCAGACTGAGGTGGTTGAACTACCTGAAGCCAAATATCAAGAGAGGAAACTTCGCCGCTGACGAAGTTGATCTTATGCTCAGGCTCCATAAGCTGCTAGGTAACAGGCAAGTCTCGCtagcaaataataataactccAAACACAGAATGTCATTAGTTAAGACTACTGCAACTTACTGA